In one window of Myxococcus virescens DNA:
- a CDS encoding MXAN_5808 family serine peptidase yields the protein MNQMPRFLRRITAVAVLLGAWALVGSDRAPLPLTMGAAEAGQGSWDGSLPTVKGEKAPHDLNSLRVLTKVILYVKENYVDPKRVKPKEMMIASLEYVEKSVPDVLVDGNAETGKLNVNVNGKQREFDIAHVDSLWKMSFALKDVFDFLSKNMRPIEDTRDVEYAAVNGMLSTLDPHSVLLRPELYREMKLSTKGEFGGLGFVIQMREGNLTVVKVIPKTPAHRSGIQKDDRIKKIGEESTVNMDLNEAVSKLRGPVDSRITITVERDGWDKPRIMTLSRAMISIESVQHKMLSNNVGYIRLKNFQGNTTRDLEAALTQLRKQADAKGGFKGLVLDMRGNPGGLLEQAIQVSDTFLSSGTIVATVGLSDKLREEKRARATDGEDSYPIAVLVNAGSASASEIVAGALKNLDRATIIGRQTFGKGSVQVLYDFPDDSALKLTIAKYLTPGDVSIQEVGIVPDIQLVPTRATDERVDVFAPRRSMGEADLDQHFGNPDSSTVAKKREDVLNREKPLESLKYLKVDEKQAQATAKKDEGKAPPKTAANAKKHGDKDPLLDVDVAGMGEDLDDQLDAEAQEEIKEDFEVQFARDFVLRAPATTRKEQLKQGKAFIDQKRAEEESRINAAIAALGVDWSAGPTPKNVQMAVSLTPGPDAKILAGEVMEMALTAENRGTEPLKRVRAWTESDNAFLDRREFLFGALAPGEKKTWKVKVRLPKDLTSRRDDVTVRFFDDHGALPETRVAELNFVELPRPAFAFNWQVIDDCATCNGDGTVQRGETVSVLLDVTNAGTGTALDSFTQIKNGGDANIFIEKGRFKLGELKPGETKTARFQLEVKKGFKGNTFPLKLAIIDEPLEEFVMEKLELPVTDAAIATMEPKKGLVRVGDKVDLYGAPAQGARAVAKLSGTTVLPAEAVTKGYYRVELEKDRFAFVRSQDAKELKTGKATTPKATLATNHRPPDIRLDVDPAAGGMVANGDKFTLSGVVTDPHGLLDVYVLVNDQKVYFKGVDPKGAEPNTLKFSTEFALKEGNNNVLVVAREDNDFASRRTLVIRRRPAEVAQKMASPAGSPANKPQ from the coding sequence ATGAACCAAATGCCGCGTTTCCTCCGCCGAATCACAGCCGTTGCCGTGCTCCTCGGCGCCTGGGCCCTGGTGGGCAGTGACCGGGCTCCCTTGCCGCTGACCATGGGTGCAGCCGAGGCCGGGCAAGGCTCGTGGGACGGCAGTCTTCCTACCGTCAAAGGCGAGAAGGCCCCGCACGACCTCAACAGCCTGCGCGTCCTGACGAAGGTCATCCTCTACGTGAAGGAGAACTACGTCGACCCCAAGCGGGTGAAGCCGAAGGAGATGATGATCGCCTCGCTGGAGTACGTCGAGAAGAGCGTTCCCGACGTGCTCGTGGACGGCAACGCGGAGACGGGCAAGCTCAACGTCAACGTGAACGGCAAGCAGCGCGAGTTCGACATCGCCCACGTGGACTCGCTGTGGAAGATGTCCTTCGCGCTCAAGGACGTCTTCGACTTCCTGTCGAAGAACATGCGGCCCATCGAGGACACGCGCGACGTGGAGTACGCGGCCGTCAACGGCATGCTGTCCACGTTGGATCCGCACTCGGTGCTGCTGCGCCCGGAGCTGTACCGGGAGATGAAGCTGTCCACCAAGGGTGAGTTCGGCGGCCTGGGCTTCGTCATCCAGATGCGCGAGGGCAACCTCACCGTGGTCAAGGTGATCCCGAAGACGCCCGCGCACCGCTCCGGCATCCAGAAGGACGACCGCATCAAGAAGATTGGCGAGGAGTCCACCGTCAACATGGACCTCAACGAGGCCGTGTCGAAGCTGCGCGGCCCGGTGGACAGCCGCATCACCATCACCGTGGAGCGCGACGGCTGGGACAAGCCCCGCATCATGACGCTCTCGCGCGCCATGATTTCCATCGAGAGCGTGCAGCACAAGATGCTCTCCAACAACGTGGGCTACATCCGCCTGAAGAACTTCCAGGGCAACACCACCCGCGACCTCGAGGCGGCGCTGACGCAGCTGCGCAAGCAGGCGGACGCGAAGGGCGGCTTCAAGGGCCTGGTGCTCGACATGCGCGGCAACCCGGGCGGCCTCCTGGAGCAGGCCATCCAGGTGTCCGACACGTTCCTGTCCAGCGGCACCATCGTCGCGACGGTGGGCCTGTCCGACAAGCTGCGCGAGGAGAAGCGCGCGCGCGCCACGGACGGAGAGGACAGCTACCCCATCGCCGTGCTGGTGAACGCTGGCAGCGCCTCCGCGTCCGAAATCGTCGCTGGCGCGCTGAAGAACCTCGACCGCGCGACCATCATCGGCCGTCAGACGTTCGGCAAGGGCAGCGTGCAGGTGCTGTACGACTTCCCGGATGACAGCGCGCTGAAGCTGACCATCGCCAAGTACCTGACCCCGGGCGACGTCTCCATCCAGGAGGTCGGTATCGTCCCGGACATCCAGTTGGTCCCCACCCGCGCCACCGATGAGCGCGTGGACGTGTTCGCGCCGCGCCGCTCCATGGGCGAGGCCGACCTGGATCAGCACTTCGGCAACCCGGACTCCAGCACCGTCGCCAAGAAGCGCGAGGACGTGCTCAACCGCGAGAAGCCGCTGGAGAGCCTCAAGTACCTGAAGGTGGATGAGAAGCAGGCCCAGGCCACCGCCAAGAAGGACGAGGGCAAGGCCCCGCCGAAGACGGCCGCCAACGCCAAGAAGCACGGGGACAAGGACCCGCTGCTGGACGTGGACGTGGCTGGCATGGGTGAGGACCTGGACGACCAGCTCGACGCCGAGGCCCAGGAGGAGATCAAGGAGGACTTCGAGGTCCAGTTCGCCCGCGACTTCGTGCTGCGCGCTCCAGCCACCACGCGCAAGGAGCAGCTCAAGCAGGGCAAGGCGTTCATCGACCAGAAGCGCGCCGAGGAGGAGTCCCGCATCAACGCCGCCATCGCCGCGCTGGGCGTGGACTGGAGCGCGGGTCCCACGCCGAAGAACGTGCAGATGGCCGTGTCGCTGACGCCGGGCCCGGACGCGAAGATTCTGGCGGGCGAGGTGATGGAGATGGCGCTGACAGCGGAGAACCGTGGCACCGAGCCGCTCAAGCGCGTGCGCGCCTGGACGGAGAGCGACAACGCCTTCCTGGACCGCCGCGAGTTCCTCTTCGGTGCGCTGGCGCCGGGTGAGAAGAAGACGTGGAAGGTGAAGGTGCGCCTGCCCAAGGACCTCACCAGCCGCCGCGACGACGTGACGGTGCGCTTCTTCGATGACCACGGCGCCCTGCCTGAGACGCGGGTGGCCGAGCTCAACTTCGTGGAGCTGCCCCGCCCCGCCTTCGCCTTCAACTGGCAGGTCATCGACGACTGCGCCACCTGCAACGGCGACGGCACCGTGCAGCGCGGGGAGACGGTCTCCGTGCTGCTCGACGTGACGAACGCGGGCACCGGCACGGCGCTCGACTCCTTCACGCAAATCAAGAATGGCGGTGACGCCAACATCTTCATCGAAAAGGGCCGCTTCAAACTGGGCGAGCTGAAGCCCGGTGAGACGAAGACGGCGCGTTTCCAGTTGGAGGTGAAGAAGGGCTTCAAGGGCAACACCTTCCCGCTGAAGCTGGCCATCATCGACGAGCCGCTCGAGGAGTTCGTGATGGAGAAGCTGGAGCTGCCCGTTACCGACGCCGCGATCGCCACGATGGAGCCGAAGAAGGGCCTCGTCCGCGTGGGCGACAAGGTGGACCTGTATGGCGCCCCCGCGCAGGGCGCGCGCGCGGTGGCGAAGCTGAGCGGGACGACGGTGCTGCCCGCCGAGGCGGTCACCAAGGGCTACTACCGCGTGGAGCTGGAGAAGGACCGCTTCGCCTTCGTGCGCAGCCAGGACGCGAAGGAGCTGAAGACGGGCAAGGCCACCACGCCGAAGGCCACGCTGGCCACCAACCACCGCCCGCCCGACATCCGCCTGGACGTGGATCCGGCCGCTGGCGGCATGGTGGCCAACGGGGACAAGTTCACGCTCTCCGGCGTGGTGACGGACCCCCACGGGTTGCTGGACGTCTACGTGCTGGTGAACGACCAGAAGGTCTACTTCAAGGGCGTGGACCCCAAGGGCGCCGAGCCGAACACGCTGAAGTTCTCCACGGAGTTCGCGCTGAAGGAGGGCAACAACAACGTGCTGGTGGTGGCGCGCGAGGACAACGACTTCGCCAGCCGCCGCACGCTGGTCATCCGCCGCCGCCCGGCCGAGGTCGCCCAGAAGATGGCCTCGCCTGCCGGTAGCCCCGCCAACAAGCCGCAGTAG
- a CDS encoding glycerophosphodiester phosphodiesterase — MLLLAHRGASADAPENTLEAFAEAVRQGADGVELDAMLCGSGEVVVCHDERLERLARLPWEVRLTPWWKLQRADVGSPLGFAPARIPLLEEVLEALPPQFLVNIELKCERADDGGLAEQVARLVRRRGLAGRVVISSFNPLCLFRLAAAAPELRRGLLIDPDKSWALQAYGVSPLVSSHSVHPFHEACTPERVAAWRAAGMRVAAWTVDDPQRAHVLERMGVSYLITNRPGAVRQALHPAA; from the coding sequence ATGCTCCTGCTTGCCCACCGTGGCGCCAGCGCCGATGCCCCCGAGAACACCCTGGAAGCCTTCGCCGAGGCGGTCCGTCAAGGCGCGGATGGTGTGGAACTGGACGCGATGCTCTGTGGCTCGGGGGAGGTCGTCGTCTGCCACGATGAGCGCCTGGAGCGCCTCGCGCGGCTGCCGTGGGAGGTTCGCCTCACCCCGTGGTGGAAGCTCCAACGGGCGGACGTCGGCTCGCCGCTGGGCTTCGCCCCCGCCCGAATCCCGCTGCTGGAAGAGGTGCTGGAGGCCCTGCCACCGCAGTTCCTGGTCAACATCGAGCTCAAGTGCGAGCGCGCCGACGACGGAGGCCTGGCGGAGCAGGTGGCGCGGCTGGTGCGCCGGCGCGGGCTTGCGGGCCGGGTCGTCATCTCCAGCTTCAACCCGCTGTGTCTCTTCCGCCTGGCGGCCGCGGCACCGGAGCTGCGCCGGGGGCTGCTCATCGACCCGGACAAGTCCTGGGCCCTGCAGGCCTACGGGGTGAGCCCGCTCGTGTCGTCACACTCGGTCCACCCCTTCCACGAGGCCTGCACGCCGGAGCGGGTGGCCGCATGGCGCGCGGCCGGGATGCGCGTGGCGGCGTGGACGGTGGACGACCCCCAGCGCGCCCATGTCCTGGAGCGGATGGGGGTCAGCTACCTCATCACCAACCGGCCGGGGGCGGTCCGTCAGGCCCTGCACCCCGCCGCGTAG
- a CDS encoding twin-arginine translocase TatA/TatE family subunit: MACLPPPFAALCSIMLGLGLGEIIVLGFILLVVFSAARMGQLGNAVGKFVYSFRKASRGEDLVDAKPLPPGRRSTTDAEFTEPEHPRRR; the protein is encoded by the coding sequence ATGGCTTGCCTCCCCCCGCCCTTTGCTGCACTGTGCTCCATCATGCTGGGCCTCGGCCTCGGAGAAATCATCGTCCTCGGCTTCATCCTGCTGGTGGTCTTCTCGGCCGCCCGCATGGGTCAGCTCGGCAATGCCGTGGGCAAGTTCGTGTACTCGTTCCGCAAGGCGTCGCGCGGCGAGGACCTGGTGGATGCGAAGCCGCTGCCTCCGGGCCGCCGCAGCACCACGGACGCCGAGTTCACGGAGCCCGAGCACCCGCGCCGCCGCTAG
- a CDS encoding polyhydroxyalkanoate synthesis regulator DNA-binding domain-containing protein, producing the protein MSEAEQAGAPSKEPKIIKRYTNRKLYDTVESRYVTLDEIAAMIKEGTEVRIVDNRTKEDLTSVTLAQIIFEEEKKKNQMPLSVLREIIRHPGESISGFIQKEVSPRVASIREEAESRLDKLLRRDENAPRAEGEPEAPVAAAEDTTAADTAAAAGLSPADLLKASQRAFEEWQRRIDERVKHVVENLTGNLPALGRDMASLTQRLDELEKKLEQAEQQKGPPKQE; encoded by the coding sequence ATGAGCGAGGCTGAGCAAGCAGGCGCTCCGAGCAAGGAGCCGAAGATCATCAAGCGGTACACGAACCGGAAGCTCTACGACACCGTGGAGAGCCGATACGTCACCCTTGATGAGATCGCAGCGATGATCAAGGAGGGCACCGAGGTACGGATTGTCGACAATCGTACCAAGGAGGACCTGACCTCCGTCACCCTCGCGCAGATCATCTTCGAAGAGGAGAAGAAGAAGAACCAGATGCCGCTGTCGGTGCTGCGGGAAATCATCCGCCACCCCGGCGAGTCCATCTCCGGGTTCATCCAGAAGGAGGTCTCCCCGCGAGTCGCCTCCATCCGCGAGGAGGCCGAGTCCCGCCTCGACAAGCTCCTGCGCCGGGACGAGAACGCCCCCCGGGCAGAGGGAGAGCCCGAGGCCCCCGTCGCCGCCGCCGAGGACACCACCGCCGCGGACACCGCTGCCGCCGCGGGGCTCAGCCCGGCCGACCTGCTCAAGGCCAGCCAGCGCGCCTTCGAGGAGTGGCAGCGCCGAATCGACGAGCGCGTGAAGCACGTCGTGGAGAACCTGACCGGCAACCTGCCCGCGCTTGGCCGCGACATGGCCTCGCTCACCCAGCGCCTTGACGAGCTGGAGAAGAAGCTGGAGCAGGCCGAGCAGCAGAAGGGCCCGCCGAAGCAGGAGTAG
- a CDS encoding ParA family protein: protein MRRIAFINEKGGTCKTTLAVNTAAWLAKERGLRVLLVDLDTQGHAGKALGVDVRTLPRNVFHLLTDTSVRFEDVVQRSALEGLDVLPAYKEMADFPVVVAADERRAHRLADRLRAAEAAGYDAIVFDAPPSMGTTTRNILVAATEVVVPVALTYLALDGCAEVADTVRQVGEAEGRPDLRVTKVVPTLYRKTALATAILERLKAYFPDALAATPLGYDVKVDEAQSHGQTIWEYAPRSRGAQMLAAIAAELHGEPAPKRRRASQKA from the coding sequence ATGAGGCGCATCGCGTTCATCAATGAGAAGGGTGGGACCTGCAAGACGACCCTGGCGGTGAACACCGCCGCCTGGCTGGCCAAGGAGCGCGGCCTGCGGGTGCTGCTGGTGGACCTGGACACGCAGGGCCACGCGGGCAAAGCCCTGGGCGTGGACGTGCGCACCTTGCCGCGCAACGTGTTTCACCTGCTGACGGACACGTCGGTGCGCTTCGAGGACGTCGTCCAGCGCTCGGCCCTCGAGGGCCTGGACGTGCTGCCCGCGTACAAGGAGATGGCGGACTTTCCCGTCGTGGTGGCCGCGGATGAACGCCGGGCCCACCGGCTGGCGGACCGCCTGCGCGCGGCGGAAGCGGCGGGCTATGACGCCATCGTCTTCGACGCACCCCCCTCCATGGGGACCACCACGCGCAACATCCTGGTGGCCGCCACCGAGGTGGTGGTGCCGGTGGCGCTGACGTACCTGGCGCTGGATGGCTGCGCGGAGGTGGCGGACACCGTGCGCCAGGTGGGCGAGGCGGAAGGGCGGCCGGACCTCCGCGTCACGAAGGTGGTGCCCACGCTGTACCGGAAGACGGCGCTGGCCACGGCGATTCTGGAGCGCCTGAAGGCCTACTTCCCGGATGCGCTGGCGGCCACGCCGCTGGGCTACGACGTGAAGGTCGACGAGGCCCAGAGCCACGGTCAGACCATCTGGGAGTACGCGCCGCGCAGCCGGGGCGCGCAGATGCTGGCCGCCATCGCCGCGGAGTTGCACGGAGAGCCCGCCCCCAAGCGGAGGCGGGCCTCACAAAAGGCCTGA
- a CDS encoding ArsA family ATPase: MAGLLDKRLWIVSGKGGVGKSTVAAALALRSARAGKRTLVCEVNTQERVSRFLERPEAGPEVAQLEQNLWAVNVRPQEAMREYGLMVLRFETLYKTVFENRLVRQFLRFIPSLQELVLLGKIMFHLQEKLPDGRWRFDTVIMDAPATGHAISFLSVPQVLIQTVPPGPMAREAQKMRDLLVDPAVTAAVLVALPEEMPVNEALELHAALRDKVSLRTHAAVLNQAFPERFTEADLEALGGHPELLAVAQAHHDRAAQAVLAGTKLERNLHAPVYPVPRLFTPEFGRKAIEQVMEHLEPLVTGAA, translated from the coding sequence ATGGCCGGACTACTCGACAAGCGCCTGTGGATCGTCTCCGGCAAGGGCGGAGTCGGCAAAAGCACCGTCGCAGCGGCCCTGGCCCTGCGCTCGGCGCGCGCGGGCAAGCGCACCCTGGTGTGCGAAGTGAACACCCAGGAGCGCGTCAGCCGCTTCCTGGAGCGCCCCGAGGCCGGGCCCGAAGTGGCCCAACTGGAGCAGAACCTCTGGGCCGTCAACGTGCGGCCCCAGGAGGCCATGCGTGAGTACGGCCTCATGGTCCTGCGCTTCGAGACCCTCTACAAGACGGTCTTCGAGAACCGGCTGGTGCGCCAGTTCCTCCGCTTCATCCCGTCCCTGCAGGAACTGGTGCTGCTGGGAAAAATCATGTTCCACCTGCAGGAGAAGCTCCCGGACGGGCGCTGGCGGTTCGACACCGTCATCATGGACGCGCCGGCCACGGGCCACGCCATCTCCTTCCTCAGCGTGCCGCAGGTGCTGATTCAGACGGTGCCGCCGGGGCCCATGGCCCGCGAGGCCCAGAAGATGCGCGACCTCCTCGTGGACCCGGCGGTGACGGCCGCCGTGCTGGTGGCGCTCCCCGAGGAGATGCCGGTGAACGAAGCGCTGGAGCTCCACGCGGCGCTGCGGGACAAGGTGAGCCTGCGCACGCACGCGGCGGTGCTCAACCAGGCCTTTCCGGAGCGCTTCACCGAAGCGGACCTGGAGGCCCTGGGGGGCCATCCGGAGCTGCTCGCCGTGGCCCAGGCACACCACGACCGCGCGGCACAGGCGGTGCTCGCCGGGACGAAGCTGGAGCGCAACCTGCACGCGCCCGTCTACCCTGTCCCCCGGCTCTTCACGCCCGAGTTCGGGCGCAAGGCGATTGAACAGGTCATGGAGCACCTCGAACCTCTCGTGACGGGGGCGGCGTGA
- a CDS encoding ArsA family ATPase produces MSTTALSPALAGKRVLICVGSGGVGKTTAAAALALRASVDGRSSLVCTIDPARRLANSLGLTALGNAETRVPATALEPLGVQPRASLYAMMLDMKQTWDELITRVAPPEQRERILSNRFYQSLSTALAGSQEYISMEKLWELRRSSNYELIVLDTPPTAHALDFLDAPNRVLDFLDNDAAKWLLTPALKAGKLGMSLFNRGGYVMRGLAKFTGTEMLQELSNFMLAISSLNEGFRERARGVRQLLEDPNTGFVLVTSPHPERMDEAIHFHKMLKQHRMEVVSLVVNRVHPMPTEALWADAATLTPSRRAKVEETLREQQIMAEQDRTGINQLQAACPGVPIVQVPRFAMDVHDISALWRTGRYLVGDETLG; encoded by the coding sequence GTGAGCACGACGGCCCTGTCGCCCGCGCTGGCGGGCAAGCGCGTCCTCATCTGCGTGGGCTCCGGCGGTGTGGGCAAGACGACGGCGGCGGCCGCATTGGCCCTGCGCGCGTCGGTGGATGGGCGCTCCAGCCTGGTGTGCACCATCGACCCGGCGCGGCGGCTGGCCAACTCGCTGGGCCTCACGGCGCTGGGCAACGCGGAGACGCGCGTCCCCGCCACCGCGCTGGAGCCCCTGGGCGTCCAGCCCCGCGCGTCGCTGTACGCGATGATGCTGGACATGAAGCAGACGTGGGACGAGCTCATCACCCGCGTCGCTCCGCCCGAGCAGCGCGAGCGCATCCTGTCCAACCGCTTCTACCAGTCGCTCTCCACGGCCCTGGCGGGCAGCCAGGAATACATCTCCATGGAGAAGCTGTGGGAGCTGCGCCGCAGCAGCAACTACGAGCTCATCGTCCTGGACACACCGCCCACCGCGCACGCGCTGGACTTCCTGGACGCGCCCAACCGCGTGCTGGACTTCCTGGACAACGACGCGGCGAAGTGGCTCCTCACCCCGGCGCTCAAGGCCGGCAAGCTGGGGATGTCCCTGTTCAACCGCGGCGGCTATGTCATGCGGGGCCTGGCCAAGTTCACCGGCACGGAGATGCTCCAGGAGCTCTCCAACTTCATGCTCGCCATCTCCTCGCTCAACGAGGGCTTTCGCGAGCGCGCCCGGGGCGTGCGCCAGCTGCTGGAGGATCCGAACACCGGCTTCGTGCTGGTGACGAGCCCCCACCCCGAGCGCATGGATGAAGCCATCCACTTCCACAAGATGCTCAAGCAGCACCGCATGGAGGTGGTGTCGCTGGTGGTCAACCGCGTGCACCCCATGCCCACGGAGGCGCTGTGGGCGGACGCGGCCACGCTGACGCCCAGCCGCCGCGCCAAGGTGGAAGAGACGCTGCGCGAGCAGCAAATCATGGCCGAGCAGGACCGCACCGGCATCAACCAGCTCCAGGCCGCCTGTCCGGGTGTCCCCATCGTCCAGGTGCCCCGCTTCGCGATGGATGTGCACGATATCTCCGCCCTGTGGCGTACCGGACGCTACCTGGTGGGCGACGAGACTCTCGGCTGA
- a CDS encoding tetratricopeptide repeat protein: MAALGVVVSGCRTTGSAAREEPQAKSPRQELHFDAVTVTADLELDKLNDEELFAGGTSAFAANDFQQAARYFGRLVDFFPDSRHRRAALYNAGLAHQRLKEWEEAGHRFSELSDPARGQGDALDAAFRVAEVDYHLERYEQASKLLGIIAAREDLPLNRRLEAQVQQGICQLESGSPETAEVTLRKALSTYDALEDKGEVDDYFPAQAHFFIGELYRLHYEGVKLDPAKGADKLAQDLNYKAELLLSAQGHYLRSIRVGNGYWATAAGTQIGSLYENLYEHMVNSPAPAELDASEAEIYRQELRKKIRVLLTKSINIYERTLETAERIGSQSTFVDRTRESLAKVKALLLADAEGEPASAAPSSMGEPHT; the protein is encoded by the coding sequence ATGGCCGCGCTGGGCGTCGTCGTGTCCGGGTGCCGGACGACGGGCTCCGCCGCGCGGGAGGAGCCGCAGGCGAAGTCGCCCAGGCAGGAGCTCCACTTCGACGCGGTGACGGTGACGGCGGACCTGGAGCTGGACAAGCTCAACGACGAGGAGCTCTTCGCGGGCGGCACGTCGGCCTTCGCCGCGAACGATTTCCAACAGGCGGCGCGCTACTTCGGCCGGCTCGTGGACTTCTTCCCCGACAGCCGCCACCGCCGCGCGGCGCTCTACAACGCGGGCCTTGCCCACCAGCGCCTCAAGGAGTGGGAGGAAGCCGGTCACCGCTTCTCCGAGCTGTCGGACCCGGCCAGGGGCCAGGGGGACGCGTTGGACGCGGCCTTCCGCGTGGCGGAGGTGGACTACCACCTGGAGCGCTACGAACAGGCCTCGAAGCTGCTGGGCATCATCGCCGCGCGAGAGGACCTCCCCCTCAATCGCCGCCTCGAAGCGCAGGTCCAGCAGGGCATCTGCCAGTTGGAGAGCGGCTCGCCGGAAACCGCTGAAGTCACCCTGCGCAAGGCGCTCTCCACCTATGACGCACTGGAGGACAAGGGCGAGGTGGATGACTACTTCCCCGCCCAGGCCCACTTCTTCATCGGCGAGCTGTACCGGCTCCACTACGAGGGTGTGAAGCTGGACCCGGCGAAGGGCGCGGACAAGCTCGCACAGGACCTCAACTACAAAGCCGAGCTGCTCCTGTCCGCGCAGGGCCACTACCTGCGCTCCATCCGCGTGGGCAACGGCTATTGGGCCACCGCCGCGGGGACGCAGATTGGTTCGCTTTACGAGAACCTCTACGAGCACATGGTGAACTCGCCCGCCCCCGCTGAGCTGGATGCCAGCGAGGCCGAAATCTACCGGCAGGAGCTGCGGAAGAAGATTCGGGTGCTGCTCACCAAGTCCATCAACATCTACGAGCGCACGTTGGAGACGGCCGAGCGCATCGGCTCGCAGAGCACCTTCGTGGACCGCACGCGTGAGAGCCTGGCCAAGGTGAAGGCCCTGCTGCTGGCGGACGCGGAGGGCGAGCCCGCGTCGGCGGCGCCCTCCTCCATGGGCGAGCCCCATACCTGA
- a CDS encoding M48 family metalloprotease has product MEPLFTPEQLSEIHAFHRPYYIRAAVGPFANLALMLLMLGVLVQPLHRLAVAAAAGLERRLGFLRTAPVSRAFFHAMDRLWGKPGWGAAVLFALFTDLFVSLVYLPVDVWFSYTLEHRHGMSTQTPATFAYDMVKAQLLAAFALSALVIGMFGLARKLRQWWLVLGVPVALLLLVSGALDPYRSRLFFNQKPLPEGPLRTRIVDLMEQADITFADVLVEETSVASRRLQAYFAGQGPTRTIVLNDIILKELSEDEVLAAVAHEAGHVNESKWPARIASSLMLVALLFALDRLLRLSASRGWFGATHFADIRNLPLISLLFFLLVLTAKPISGAFSREREREADRYALRLTGDVDAFRRMLVKAARVNKMDPEPPRWVVLKGMSHPPIGERIASLPTP; this is encoded by the coding sequence ATGGAGCCCCTCTTCACGCCCGAGCAACTGTCGGAGATTCACGCCTTCCACCGGCCCTACTACATCCGGGCCGCAGTGGGCCCGTTCGCCAACCTGGCCCTGATGCTGCTCATGTTGGGTGTACTCGTCCAACCGCTCCACCGTCTGGCCGTGGCGGCCGCCGCGGGCCTGGAGCGGCGGCTCGGCTTCCTTCGGACGGCGCCGGTCAGCCGCGCCTTCTTCCACGCCATGGACCGGCTGTGGGGCAAGCCCGGCTGGGGCGCGGCGGTGCTCTTCGCCCTCTTCACGGACCTGTTCGTGTCGCTCGTCTACCTGCCGGTGGACGTCTGGTTCAGCTACACGCTGGAGCACCGGCACGGCATGTCCACGCAGACGCCCGCCACCTTCGCCTATGACATGGTCAAGGCCCAGTTGCTGGCGGCCTTCGCCCTCTCCGCGCTCGTCATTGGCATGTTCGGCCTGGCGCGCAAGCTGCGCCAGTGGTGGCTGGTGCTGGGCGTGCCCGTGGCGCTGCTGCTCCTCGTCTCCGGGGCGCTGGACCCGTATCGCAGCAGGCTCTTCTTCAACCAGAAACCACTGCCTGAGGGGCCCCTACGCACCCGCATCGTGGACCTCATGGAGCAGGCGGACATCACCTTCGCCGACGTCCTCGTGGAGGAAACCTCCGTCGCCTCGCGCCGGCTGCAAGCCTACTTCGCCGGGCAGGGCCCCACGCGCACCATCGTCCTCAACGACATCATCCTCAAGGAGCTCTCGGAGGACGAAGTGCTGGCCGCGGTGGCACACGAAGCGGGCCATGTGAACGAGTCGAAGTGGCCCGCCCGCATCGCCTCATCGCTGATGCTGGTGGCCCTGCTCTTCGCGCTCGACCGCCTCTTGCGCCTGTCCGCGTCGCGGGGCTGGTTCGGCGCCACCCACTTCGCGGACATCCGCAACCTGCCCCTCATCTCCCTGCTCTTCTTCCTCCTCGTGCTGACGGCCAAGCCCATCTCGGGCGCCTTCTCCCGGGAACGTGAGCGTGAAGCGGACCGCTATGCCCTGCGGCTCACGGGTGACGTAGACGCCTTCCGGCGCATGCTGGTGAAGGCCGCGCGCGTCAACAAGATGGACCCCGAGCCCCCCCGCTGGGTCGTCCTCAAGGGCATGAGCCATCCGCCCATCGGCGAACGGATTGCGTCGCTTCCCACGCCCTGA
- a CDS encoding tetratricopeptide repeat protein: MGRIIKHEGAVAMRMQRGAVQGLKAFARGEATWAEVEGMTFEEAKAIAQVGCDLAAAGRLEEARILFEGLVEGNPKDAAARAALGTVYQKLGKLDDAIAEYSAALEREPDNPVALANRGELYLRKGERQGFTDLANAVEADPHGETAGGRRARALVKAITLVAVEKLKEDSQP; encoded by the coding sequence ATGGGACGCATCATCAAACACGAGGGAGCGGTGGCCATGCGGATGCAGCGCGGCGCGGTGCAGGGCTTGAAGGCGTTTGCCCGGGGAGAGGCGACGTGGGCCGAAGTGGAGGGGATGACCTTCGAGGAAGCGAAGGCCATTGCCCAGGTGGGGTGTGACCTGGCGGCGGCGGGACGTCTGGAGGAAGCCCGCATCCTCTTCGAAGGCCTGGTGGAGGGAAATCCGAAGGACGCGGCGGCGCGGGCGGCGTTGGGCACCGTGTACCAGAAGCTGGGCAAGCTGGATGACGCCATCGCCGAGTACAGCGCCGCGCTGGAGCGTGAGCCCGACAACCCGGTGGCGCTGGCCAACCGGGGCGAGCTCTACCTCCGCAAGGGAGAGCGCCAGGGCTTCACCGACCTGGCGAACGCGGTGGAGGCGGACCCGCATGGCGAGACGGCGGGCGGCCGCCGGGCGCGGGCGCTGGTGAAGGCCATCACCTTGGTGGCGGTGGAGAAGCTGAAGGAGGACTCGCAGCCGTAG